gtatagcaatcaagattaacgtaaaaattggtttTGGACAATGATTTACAAAGCCATAAAAGTAATTGTGAATTTGCATGTGAGCTTAACTAAAAGGGATCTGGTCAGCTATGTACAAATGTCTCATGTTATTTAAGTAGTCCTATGTGATATAAAGCTGATTTTGTCAGTAAGTAAATGAAACTGGTACTTACTTGCAGCCAGATCAAGGCTAAAAAAGGAAGTGCAGTACCAACCAGGTGGTTGGTAGAGCATTGCTTGGTTTTTGCTAAGTAGTTGTTAGGGACTTATGGGGCTGAAAAATGAATCAAAAATattatcaaaatcacaatatggcCAAGTGCGATATGTAGATTGAAGAAACAGAGATGCCCTGGCCtacaaatcatgtttttcaGATATAGGAAAAAAGACCCCAACAAAATATTACATCATCAtgaattttaaatttaagtaaaaatgtatattgtgacaaaaagaaaagcatttattttttttctctccatatagAGACAAAGCGtatttaagtcccgcccccaccAGGGGGGAAACCGCTCTCTGCCCTCcgtttacttgtgttgtgtcaaggttttctcctctttattccgtctgctagcaaacaacagaaacatgagTAATCAGCAGGAAGAATGGGAAGACTGGAATCCTGACACTAAACTAAAGTTATGTCCAACATTACCTGTGTTAGCTTACCTTACAGACTGTAGTTAgtctaaaactgacatttggatatttgacttgttAATAAAATGCTTGCTGCAAACGTAACATTGGGCATATTGTTAGCTTAGTGTCAGAATCCCACAGTCTAaccattctctctgctgattcctcacgtaTATATCCACTTTTGTCatcataaaagctcagtttttcggTTCCACAACTTATGAAAACTTAGGTTCTGGGTTCTATACATTGTTGGTAgtaaatatcaccacacagcagcttttaggacTGTTTCGGTTTGCCAGCAGACAAAATTGAAGATGAGGCACCTTCATCCAATACAAGTCGATGTAGAGCGGAAAGATGTTTTCCTCTCTGGTGGGAGTATGACGCGATGTGCTGTGTctctattgtgcagccctaggtgGTTATGAGGTCACATCTAGCAACCATCTAGTTGCCATCTAGTCCCCTTGTAACAACCacacttttacagttttttttcagtctaaattacttattattattagcacGACAATAGAAACCACCTAGTTACTACTGTCCAGACACCcatcattttagatttttaatctttaaactcTGCAAGCAATTTTACATTGATTGGCCTTACTTCTTTGTCTAAGGTTCATCAAAAATGGCGAGAAAGAAGTGGAGCACAGAGGAGGTCCAGGCTGTGGAGAGCAATCTCATGGACAACATCAACTCTGGCAGGGTTCCTGGCAAAGCCCAGTGTGAAGCATCTATCAAGGGATCCTCAGAGGTGCTTAGGGGAAGGAGCTGGAAGGCAGTTAAGTTCTATGTGAAGAACCGCATTGACACTTTAAAGCGTCTAGAAAATAACTAATGGAAATCTAAATTGTAATCACTGAACATAATTCTTTTTTGCCATCTAAGTTCTTCTACAATCCCACAACTAGGTACAGCGCTAACTTCAATTCAGCTCATATCTGAGCAtgcaaagacattttattaagaTTGTTATAactcttttgttttcaaatttaatATGTCAACATGCTCTGACTATTATTTCATTGAGTgatgtaatttaaatttttatccTAAAGAACATTGTGGTAGTGGGTCATGGGTGGTTCGAGAAATGgagttagagagagacacaggttgtagagagagtgaaaggttttagagagacaggtttgcagggagagatagacaggtatgtatgtagagatagacaggtatgtaggaaatgagagagacaggtatgtaggtagagagagaccggtatgtagagagagacaggtatgtagaaaggagagagacaggtatgtagagagagaccgGTATGTAGattagagagtgagacaggtatgtagattagagagtgagacaggtatgtatattagagagagagactatgtaGGGAGAGATAGATGGGTGTGTAGAAAGAGAAAGCGTTCCTGaaccttttttaaaataagaaacagaggtaaagagagagaaaagtttgTAGAGAGAAATCGAGGtcggcagagacagacaggtttgtAGGAAGTAAGAGAAAGAGGTGAAGGAGAAGGAAGCAAAGAGCCAGGACAAATGAATTTGTATATGGATGAGTTGTGATAATAAAGTTAATCTGCAATGTAAACACCATTGCTTCTGTGGCATTTCCTGAATGAACTAGAATATATAAAGTACTACAAGTCAAAGGTTGGTTGGAACAATACTGacaggaaacaaagaaaaattaacaaaacaagtaCAAGGTGCAGGCGACTGCTGTCACTCACTGTCCCTCCGTTTATGGAAGCAACACAGACTGCTGCCTGCTCACAGCTCTTAGTGTCTTCTCCTAGTAGGActggtaatttaatttaatctgaGAGCTATAGAAAACCTTTTGGTTCTTAAAtatattttccaaatgtttatatatttgacaTGTTAAGTGAGGAAGTTTGGCTCTGTTTTAGGCTCACTAAGGGTGCAATCAGTGGAGATCCTTTGCTCTACAGGGAGCCAGGTTTTCCTTTGTCACCTGTTTTCAATGGCAAGGCTGTGCGCACTCAGTCTGTACTGTGCCGATCCGTAACCATGCTCAAATAATCTGCTATGGTGTCCGGTTGATTTAGAGCAACAAAACATgtagtttttaaacaaaactacatCATCCATTGGAAAATAGATGATGTAGTTTTGTTTAAGCTGTGGTGTAATCTAGTTGAGTTGTTGGTTATGTTCCTGATGCTTTGGTGGAACAGGTTTGTGAACTCAGCTGGGTAAGCGGGTGTCCATTTTTGTTCATCTCTTGGCACTTGATAATATGAGAGGGGGTCACTATGTTTAGATGTGTCCAAAATTTAATTGcttatttttggttttaaattcTGATAAACTGGCCTAATTCAGCCTCTTTGCATTATATTTAGTTTTCCTCTCGACATGTAGGAGAAGCTTGGTTCAAACACACAACTCAAATGAGTTTTAGCCAAATTCTAattggcattttgtttttacattttcgtACAGCATACAAAGTCCTGtgttcattaaaaagtcattaaaatgccCTTTACATTACTTTCAGTAGCTTTGTAGAACAGTATTGTGTCAAATATACACTAAAGCTttttgaaagtaaataaaaaaagcatgtatattcttttatatgtttatcaATGAGGGTATATAGGGTCTAAATATGATCAGCGGTTTTATTGTGATGTCAGTAGTCTGGAGTTTGAGTGGAGGATAGGGCATAGCAGGTCTGTTTTGGAGCAGAGCTACTCTCTTTAAACCAGCTTGTCCACCCTTGCAGAATCAGAAAACATTTGTGACATTAAATGGCCAAAACAAACTTAAGACAGGCAAGAGGAgcatcaaaacataaaaaacaaaaaccatggAAGCGCCACCTGGTGGCTACTTTAATTATTTCACCTGTAATATACAACAACGAGTGATAAAAGTAAATATGAGGTCTTtatagctgaaaaaaaaatctatataatAGAAGGACGAGTATTTCAATGGAATGGGggtataaatattataaatattaaaagaatTTGCCATGTGTCCCCATAGGGTTGGTGAAAGTCAGGTTTGACCTTTATTTGTGAAATCCTaacattttaagtgattttCAGGATCccagaaacaaaaaagaagttTTGGAGTTGAAACCATGTCTCTAGCTCATTTAGAAATAGTAGTTTAGAAAGGGTCCCCATGGTCATTCGCTATGTCATGAGTCCTCACCGAgtaataaaagtgtgtgtgtgtgtgtgtgtgtgtgtgtgtgtgtgtgtgtgtgtgtgtgtgtgtgtgtgtgtgtgtgtgtgtgtgtgtgtgtgtgtgtgtgtgtgtgtgtgtgtgtgtgtgtgtgtgtgtgtgtgtgtgtgtgtccccaggataggacattaactaacaatgtaaagatcaacaagccactgacagggacagatatgttcatatttgattcattcaataaattattaatttttgtccttaaatccaccagccattttcctattataccaacatttgcagcatcctgagcctttttggtaaggttcctaggaaatctcagcccagagtaattaattaattaatagtactaattattattctcctcaaaacaagtttccttttttttttttaaagcactataaaaaagttttttgcaacacacatacaaaagacaccaccacttttatcgcaatttttaagAAAAGCTCTCgtaaaatcaggcattttgggccgcaacaatcttaaaaaaaaaaggcagtgaaatcctggagggactgatctggtgtgttttttcatgtgttatggtcaacattcaccagtgtttttttgttgtggtGCGTGTAGGCTACTCCcgattttgtcagtcatcccatctcttatatgctgtgtctctatgatcctctcctgtcctattcatgatAGCCTACTCGGGGACATTGCGCCGTCTTCACGTGCTGTAGTGGGGGGGGGCCCGCCTTGGTAATCCTGCATGGGGGGGGCCCGCCTTGgtaatcctgcataggggcccggtgttggctagTTACGCCACTGACCTCCTGCCCTCTTTCGTCATTCTGGGCAGCATTGATGCAGGAATACTCTCAACTCTGTGATGTCACCTTGAAGATCCTCCTCCCTTTCACGTCGGCATATTTGTGTGAGGCAGGATTCTCAGAAATGACTGCACTCAAAACGAAATACTGCAATCGTGCACAAATCGAGCATGATTTGAGGCTACGTTTATCAGACATTTCGCCAAGAAATTGGAGGGGGGGGTTCCAACTGCAATGAACCAGCTTTGGGGGCCCAGCttgcaaaaggttgagaacccctCTTTCAATTCAAATTTCACCGGGCCGAGCTCAACGATAACGTCACCGTTACGTGAGTTAACGTTACCCGTAATTTGTATTAACATTAGACGTTCTTTTCGGTGTGGCTTCGCTGTTAACTGTTTagctatttaaatgtttttaaaacttGGGTAAAGTTAGAAAGACATGCACAGATTCAAACTTCCGGGATCAATAACttctgagcaaaacattaaataaacaacaatcaacaaaaacaacaatcacTGGAGAACAAGCACAATGTTACAGTTTGGAAAGATAACAAGGATCTGGTTCAAGCCTGTTGGAAACTGgtttaactacatttttttttttttttttaaccgccCTCTACTTTATCTCACAGTTCATCGGCGTAGACTCCTACTTCCTTGTTGTTCCTCAGTTGAAAAACTCTAACTGGCGCCATCTTGTGACAGAAATACACCACTGTACCTGCGTATCAATGTCCTCTGATCACTCATGTGTAAGTAACAGAGGAAGAAGTATAAACAGCTTGTAtatgtcctctctctgtcctgtaaTAAGTGAACTCTGAGCTCATGTGTTTGTGACTCTtcccctctgtctcctctcacagGGAGAAGATGATCCTGCTCATCATCCTGACctcctgtgtctctggttagTTTACAGCATCACTTTATTATCCACTAACACTAAACAAGGAATCACTAAAGTGTCCACAGAAACTTGTGGAGATGGAGTTTaaagttgtcagtgtgtgtgtctgctcctcACTTTCCCTCTCCTCAACAGGAACAGTGAATGTGACCCAGAGCTCCTATCAGGCAGAGGAGGACCAAGACATCACACTGGAGTGGACCTTCACAACCAACAATCACAGTTCCTCCAACTCTCTGAATATCTTCTGTCAACTGATAACTGACAGACTCTTAGTCCTGTTTCATCTCCATGAAGGAGTAGAGGTCCCAGAGTCTCAGGATGAACAGTTTGCAGGACGAGTCCAGTGGGACAAAGACGTCCTCAGAGAAGGACGACTCAGACTTCATGTGTCCAGACTCAGGACTGAGGACTCTGGACTGTATGTCTGTAAAGTGTTGACACATAATGGGAGAAACTCTGGTAGA
The sequence above is a segment of the Perca flavescens isolate YP-PL-M2 unplaced genomic scaffold, PFLA_1.0 EPR50_1.1_unplaced_scaf_61, whole genome shotgun sequence genome. Coding sequences within it:
- the LOC114552057 gene encoding uncharacterized protein LOC114552057 → MILLIILTSCVSGTVNVTQSSYQAEEDQDITLEWTFTTNNHSSSNSLNIFCQLITDRLLVLFHLHEGVEVPESQDEQFAGRVQWDKDVLREGRLRLHVSRLRTEDSGLYVCKVLTHNGRNSGRCWLNVTEPGSVKTWTTETPLHPKILQTPGPNDDTGVEGGRLYLSVPILGVFGCIVLILSVGLRAYLLKLRHQPQTVSQDDLLI